From a region of the Lactuca sativa cultivar Salinas chromosome 4, Lsat_Salinas_v11, whole genome shotgun sequence genome:
- the LOC111920678 gene encoding uncharacterized protein LOC111920678 has protein sequence MAAIRLTRMSTTPSALVASSIQTVLRTDTLRLRFTCVAAGFGSENGQLTGDIERKPVLVTKAATSMVAALGGTVTVVTAPTQISRRVDLATLLLIMKTMVRRKLKVAMRPRPWSLIIESLIEKFIMDSRFFTMFAVAGTLLGSVLCFLEGVFLVMESYLGYFQAISHHSDHGHIMHLLIEALDVFLVGTAMLTFGMGLHVMFVGSQASRGNGSTLPSSNFFGLFQLKEFPSWAGMKSISQAKSKIGHALMLLLQVGVLEKFKSIPLVTGLDLACFAASVFVSSAGLFVLSRLSVDTKIT, from the exons ATGGCAGCAATTCGATTGACACGCATGTCAACCACACCATCGGCTCTCGTTGCATCTTCCATACAAACTGTATTGAGGACTGATACTCTGAGGTTAAGGTTTACGTGTGTGGCGGCTGGTTTTGGCTCAGAAAATGGTCAATTGACCGGAGATATAGAGAGGAAACCGGTACTAGTAACTAAAGCAGCCACATCTATGGTGGCTGCTTTGGGTGGTACAGTAACAGTTGTTACTGCACCTACACAAATAAGCAGAAGAGTAGACTTGGCTACTCTACTGCTTATTATGAAAACTATGGTTCGCCGTAAGTTAAAGGTGGCTATGAGACCTAGGCCGTGGAGTTTGATCATTGAGTCGCTAATTGAAAAG TTCATAATGGACTCTCGATTCTTTACGATGTTTGCGGTAGCAGGAACCTTGCTTGGTTCGGTATTATGCTTCCTAGAG GGTGTTTTTCTGGTTATGGAATCATACCTTGGGTACTTTCAAGCCATCTCCCACCACTCAGATCATGGACATATCATGCACTTACTCATCGAAGCCTTAG ATGTGTTCTTAGTAGGAACAGCCATGCTTACATTTGGGATGGGATTGCATGTTATGTTTGTCGGATCCCAAGCTTCAAGAGGCAACGGATCTACACTTCCATCATCAAATTTCTTTGGGCTTTTTCAActcaag GAGTTTCCATCATGGGCTGGAATGAAATCCATCTCTCAAGCAAAGTCAAAAATCGGACATGCTTTAATGTTGTTGCTTCAAGTTGGAGTCTTGGAGAAGTTCAAGAGTATACCTTTAGTTACAGGGTTGGATTTGGCTTGTTTTGCTGCATCAGTATTTGTCTCTTCTGCTGGTTTATTCGTTCTTTCACGACTTTCTGTTGATACTAAAATTACCTAA